The DNA sequence CCCAAGAATCCTTCTTCTCATCGATGTCGCCTCCCTCGTTATCAGTCGTCATCTTCCATACGGAATTAAGCAATCGCAGCAAAGCGCTCGATGTGCGGCTGTTCGCGATGCCTGGCTTGCCAAAGGTCGTAGTCGGCTTGCACGCCGAGCCAGGTGCGAGCTTTGCCGATGCCGGCCAACTCTAGGCGAACAGCCAAATCCGGACTGACCGGCGCATGGCCGTGCAAGATTCGAGACAGGGATTCCCGCGCAAAGCCAAGGCGGCGGGCAAGTTCGGCAATGCTGATGCCCAGTTCGGGGAGCACGTCCTCAAGCAGGGTTTCACCAGGATGCGGTGGGTTGAACATGGTCATGGATAACCCCCTCCTGTTCAGTGGTAGTCAAGGTAGTCGACGAGCTCGATGTCGCTACCCACGAATCGAAAGATCACTCGCCAGTTTCCATTGACGGTGAGTGACCAGAACTCTTCCAGTTCCCCTTTGAGGGGATGTAGCCGCCAACCGGGGATGTCGAGGTCGGCGGGTTCATTGGCTCTATCCATAAAACTCAGCATCCGGCCCAGGCGCTTTGCGTGATCGGCCCGGATGCCTTTGGTTGAGCCAGATTCAAAGAAAATGCGTAGACCTTTGTGCCGG is a window from the Pseudomonas sp. MTM4 genome containing:
- a CDS encoding HigA family addiction module antitoxin gives rise to the protein MTMFNPPHPGETLLEDVLPELGISIAELARRLGFARESLSRILHGHAPVSPDLAVRLELAGIGKARTWLGVQADYDLWQARHREQPHIERFAAIA
- a CDS encoding type II toxin-antitoxin system RelE/ParE family toxin, with protein sequence MIVSFRHKGLRIFFESGSTKGIRADHAKRLGRMLSFMDRANEPADLDIPGWRLHPLKGELEEFWSLTVNGNWRVIFRFVGSDIELVDYLDYH